Proteins encoded together in one Terriglobus saanensis SP1PR4 window:
- a CDS encoding cytochrome P450, whose product MNQSPVAMPSPIDPTFQDNPHAIYDPLRATEPIFHDTKLNRVVLTRAKDVGEVLNDRETLADPRKSLPDAYARRVFRVDENFRPNMLRMDDPDHKRVRSAVVKVFNQVSVDAMKGRIEQLANAILNPLTDRSSFDLIEEFARPFPVTVIAELLGVGNDSLADFMQWSVALSQVFNPMATPQELVDLAWGQQHLKDYFRRVVDERRARRGTDFISSLITAEEKGQLTEWEVLSTCELLLFAGNVTTTDLIGNGLLALLQHPEQMEKLRANSALLPGAVEEMLRYDSPITVTSRVSAETTRIDGCPFHAGQTISSMLDAANHDPALHENPHAFDIERENKRHYSFGGGAHFCVGAPLARAEAEIAFSLLLKRFPKLALDPSRPPVRKIAATFRGFSSLWVTV is encoded by the coding sequence ATGAACCAGTCCCCAGTAGCTATGCCGAGTCCGATCGACCCAACATTTCAGGACAATCCTCATGCGATCTACGATCCCCTGCGGGCTACGGAACCGATCTTTCACGACACGAAGTTGAACCGCGTCGTGTTGACCAGGGCCAAGGACGTCGGTGAAGTTCTAAATGACCGGGAGACGTTGGCCGATCCCAGGAAGTCGCTTCCCGATGCCTACGCCCGTCGTGTCTTTCGCGTCGATGAAAACTTCAGGCCGAACATGTTGCGCATGGACGATCCCGACCACAAGCGTGTTCGCTCCGCTGTCGTAAAGGTCTTCAACCAGGTCTCCGTGGACGCGATGAAGGGCCGCATTGAGCAGTTAGCGAACGCCATCCTGAATCCGCTCACAGACCGCTCGTCCTTCGATTTGATCGAAGAGTTCGCAAGACCCTTTCCCGTCACCGTCATCGCCGAACTCCTGGGCGTAGGCAATGACTCGCTTGCGGATTTCATGCAATGGTCGGTCGCTCTGTCGCAGGTCTTTAATCCCATGGCTACACCGCAGGAGTTGGTAGACCTGGCCTGGGGACAACAGCACCTCAAGGATTATTTCAGGCGAGTCGTGGACGAGCGCCGGGCCCGGCGCGGCACCGACTTTATCAGTTCGCTGATCACGGCGGAGGAAAAAGGACAACTCACAGAGTGGGAGGTCTTGAGCACCTGCGAGCTTCTTCTCTTTGCGGGCAACGTGACGACGACCGACCTAATCGGGAACGGTCTCCTTGCACTCCTGCAGCACCCCGAGCAGATGGAAAAGTTACGTGCCAATTCCGCGCTCCTGCCCGGGGCCGTCGAGGAGATGCTGCGCTACGATTCGCCCATCACGGTCACCAGTCGCGTGAGCGCGGAGACGACCCGTATCGACGGCTGCCCCTTCCACGCAGGCCAGACGATCTCGTCCATGCTGGATGCGGCCAATCACGATCCCGCCCTGCATGAGAACCCGCATGCCTTCGACATCGAGCGCGAGAATAAGCGTCACTATTCCTTTGGCGGCGGCGCTCATTTTTGCGTCGGCGCTCCTCTGGCGCGAGCCGAAGCGGAGATCGCGTTCTCTCTGCTCCTGAAACGGTTCCCGAAGCTTGCACTGGATCCGAGTCGCCCGCCGGTGCGGAAGATCGCAGCGACCTTCCGCGGTTTCAGTTCGCTCTGGGTCACGGTCTGA
- a CDS encoding cytochrome P450: MNEQTEVPVINPIDPKFNENPHATYDPLRSTDPVYRDTVLNRILVTRAKEVGEILQDRQIPCDPRKTLPDAYARRTFWVDENYKPSLLRMDDPDHKRVRSAVAKVFNQTVVDAMRGRIEEITTVILDTLVGRTSFELIEEFARPLPITVIAEFLGVDDVYLAEFMQWSIAMLQSFNPAPTPQQKADMMRGRDWGIDYFKKVVDARRTTRGNDFISSLITAEEQGQLTEWEILSTCDLLLLAGNVTTTDLIGNGVVALLQHPEQLQKLRANPALLPHAIEEILRYDSPITSVNRVTTDTIRIDGCPFHAGQSISLMLDAANHDPALHEDPHTFDIERTNQRHYSFGGGAHFCLGAPLARAEAEIAFKLLLERFPKLALDPARPPKRKLAPSFHGFESLWVTV; encoded by the coding sequence ATGAACGAACAAACCGAAGTACCCGTAATCAATCCGATCGACCCGAAGTTTAACGAGAATCCTCATGCGACGTATGACCCTCTGCGGTCCACCGATCCGGTCTACCGAGACACGGTATTGAATCGAATCCTGGTGACCAGGGCCAAAGAAGTCGGTGAGATTTTACAGGACAGGCAGATACCATGCGACCCCAGGAAAACTCTTCCGGACGCTTACGCGCGTCGCACCTTCTGGGTGGATGAAAACTACAAGCCCAGCTTGTTGCGCATGGACGATCCAGATCACAAACGCGTCCGCTCCGCAGTCGCAAAGGTCTTCAATCAGACCGTCGTCGACGCGATGCGAGGCCGCATCGAAGAGATCACAACCGTCATTCTGGATACGCTCGTGGGACGCACTTCCTTCGAGCTGATCGAAGAGTTCGCAAGACCTTTGCCCATCACCGTGATTGCCGAGTTCCTGGGAGTAGATGACGTCTATCTCGCGGAGTTCATGCAATGGTCGATTGCCATGCTGCAGAGCTTTAATCCTGCCCCCACACCCCAGCAAAAGGCCGACATGATGCGGGGAAGAGATTGGGGCATTGACTATTTCAAAAAGGTTGTAGACGCGCGCCGCACCACGCGAGGCAATGACTTTATTAGCTCTCTCATCACAGCGGAGGAACAGGGCCAACTCACGGAATGGGAGATCCTGAGTACCTGTGACCTTCTTCTGCTTGCGGGCAATGTGACGACGACCGATCTGATAGGGAACGGCGTGGTGGCCCTGCTCCAGCATCCGGAACAGTTGCAAAAGTTACGTGCGAACCCTGCGCTGTTACCCCACGCCATCGAGGAGATACTCCGGTACGATTCGCCCATCACGAGCGTTAACCGTGTGACTACAGACACGATCCGCATCGATGGCTGTCCTTTCCATGCGGGACAAAGCATTTCTTTGATGCTGGATGCGGCCAATCATGATCCCGCCTTGCACGAGGACCCTCATACATTCGACATAGAGCGCACAAATCAGCGCCACTACTCCTTTGGCGGCGGAGCCCATTTTTGCCTGGGAGCTCCCTTGGCGCGGGCAGAGGCAGAGATCGCATTCAAATTACTGCTGGAGCGCTTCCCGAAGCTTGCACTCGATCCCGCCCGCCCCCCAAAGCGCAAGCTCGCTCCAAGTTTCCATGGCTTTGAGTCACTCTGGGTCACTGTCTAG
- a CDS encoding glycoside hydrolase family protein produces the protein MRKSPFILRACGIFLFAFSTSLALHGSGPSATPDSTASTTKSVKRGIAYNLADPADLAALSPGVSWWYDWSSTPSASVPADYATRYGMDFFPMLWNGNFNKMAIENFLKANPNIKYLMVLNEPNLTDQANMTPQAAATLWPQYEAIAADTGVQIVGPQMNWGTMPGFSDPVVWLDAFYAAYEAANGGRAPRIDFLGFHWYDYGLGGQLDRLTKYGKPFWVTEMANWHSQNDGAQINTLAKQETQMTEMVATCEQRSDVFRYAWFTGRISPDPHFTSLLGASGQLTPLGTLYLSLPVSAPPAQ, from the coding sequence ATGAGAAAATCTCCGTTCATTTTAAGAGCCTGCGGTATCTTTCTCTTCGCTTTCTCGACAAGCCTGGCCCTTCATGGCTCTGGCCCTTCCGCTACGCCGGACAGCACTGCTTCAACGACCAAGAGCGTGAAGCGTGGCATCGCGTATAACCTGGCCGATCCGGCCGACCTCGCGGCACTCTCTCCGGGAGTGAGCTGGTGGTACGACTGGAGTTCTACACCCAGCGCCTCTGTTCCAGCGGATTACGCCACGCGCTATGGGATGGATTTCTTTCCGATGTTATGGAACGGAAACTTCAACAAAATGGCGATCGAAAACTTCCTCAAAGCAAATCCGAACATAAAGTACCTGATGGTCCTCAATGAGCCGAACCTGACAGATCAAGCCAACATGACCCCGCAAGCGGCTGCGACCTTGTGGCCGCAGTATGAGGCAATCGCAGCGGACACCGGCGTCCAGATCGTGGGACCTCAAATGAACTGGGGAACGATGCCGGGCTTCTCCGACCCCGTCGTTTGGCTCGATGCTTTTTATGCGGCTTACGAGGCAGCCAACGGAGGTCGTGCACCCCGCATCGATTTCCTCGGATTCCATTGGTACGACTACGGCCTGGGAGGCCAGTTGGATCGCCTCACCAAATACGGGAAGCCCTTCTGGGTGACCGAGATGGCCAACTGGCACAGTCAAAACGATGGTGCGCAGATCAATACCCTGGCGAAACAGGAAACCCAGATGACCGAGATGGTCGCAACCTGCGAACAACGCAGCGATGTCTTTCGCTACGCCTGGTTCACAGGACGTATCAGTCCCGACCCACACTTCACCAGCCTGCTCGGCGCATCGGGACAACTGACCCCACTCGGAACGCTCTATCTTTCACTGCCTGTTTCGGCACCGCCAGCCCAGTAA
- a CDS encoding MFS transporter — translation MRKSILALTTSAFGIGTSEFIIMGLLPDLARSFSVSIPKAGLLVSAYAISVTIGSPLVALALSRVERKRSLVLLMGIFVLGNLACALAPTFGFLLAARILTALCHGAFFGTGSIVASNLVPKEKRSQAIAMMFTGLTLANVLGVPAGTALGHAFGWRYSFVALLPVGILAILGLIFFVPEQASEPVRLRHELTTVLKPKVQVVLALSTLSSVSLFTVFTYIAPMLGTVTHLAPNAITWVLVLFGAGITIGNIVGGKLSDWRQMTTILGGMALVMAVLLVMPFVEPHALPIALTVFVWGLVHFAAAVPLQARIVEKARAAPNLASTLNQGAFNFGNALGASLGGLVLTAGYSYRSLPFVAAGVIVLVLLLALAARHLDKTQLSEPDLVFDRSSFHMH, via the coding sequence ATGCGCAAATCAATCCTCGCTCTTACAACCTCGGCCTTCGGAATCGGGACCTCCGAGTTCATCATCATGGGGCTGCTGCCGGACCTTGCGCGCAGCTTCTCCGTCAGCATTCCCAAAGCCGGTCTGCTGGTCTCTGCCTATGCCATCAGCGTCACCATCGGTTCGCCTCTCGTCGCACTGGCACTTTCCCGGGTAGAGCGCAAGCGCTCCCTCGTCCTTCTGATGGGGATCTTCGTGCTCGGCAACCTGGCCTGCGCACTCGCGCCTACCTTTGGATTTCTACTCGCCGCACGCATCCTGACCGCGCTCTGCCACGGAGCCTTCTTCGGAACGGGAAGTATCGTGGCCTCCAATCTGGTTCCGAAAGAGAAGCGCTCGCAGGCCATCGCCATGATGTTCACCGGTCTTACGCTGGCAAACGTTCTTGGCGTTCCCGCCGGAACCGCCCTGGGCCATGCCTTCGGTTGGCGTTACTCGTTTGTCGCTCTGCTGCCGGTTGGGATCCTCGCCATTTTGGGACTGATCTTCTTTGTCCCGGAACAGGCCTCGGAACCCGTCCGCCTGCGGCACGAGTTGACCACGGTCCTGAAGCCGAAGGTGCAGGTCGTGCTGGCCCTCAGCACGCTCTCTTCGGTCTCCCTCTTCACGGTTTTCACCTATATCGCGCCCATGCTGGGCACGGTCACCCATCTCGCGCCAAACGCCATCACGTGGGTGCTCGTGCTCTTCGGCGCGGGCATCACGATCGGGAATATTGTCGGAGGCAAGCTGAGCGACTGGCGGCAGATGACCACCATCCTCGGCGGCATGGCGCTGGTCATGGCCGTTCTGTTGGTGATGCCCTTCGTCGAGCCGCACGCCCTTCCCATCGCCCTGACGGTCTTCGTCTGGGGACTCGTTCACTTTGCCGCCGCCGTGCCTCTGCAAGCCCGCATCGTGGAGAAGGCAAGGGCCGCGCCGAACCTTGCCTCCACGCTGAATCAGGGCGCCTTCAACTTCGGGAACGCCCTGGGCGCAAGCCTCGGAGGCCTTGTGCTCACGGCGGGATACAGCTATCGCTCGCTGCCCTTCGTTGCCGCCGGAGTGATCGTGCTCGTGCTGCTCCTAGCCCTGGCCGCGCGCCATCTGGACAAGACCCAGCTCAGCGAGCCGGACCTTGTCTTCGACAGAAGCTCCTTCCATATGCACTAA
- a CDS encoding MerC domain-containing protein — protein sequence MLSSSQAIGSLRKQPFWADRLGTWTSALCLVHCALAPVLLSGSAVAAHCLPSEEHTHRSLAVLVAALGAIALLYGFRRHRRWQVLGLMAGGLGCIAFAAFCGETLPSHAAEVLVTMLGSLLMVAAHRRNHTFCRSCICTSNH from the coding sequence ATGTTGTCTTCTTCTCAAGCCATCGGCTCTCTTCGTAAACAGCCCTTTTGGGCTGACCGGCTGGGCACGTGGACCTCGGCACTCTGCCTCGTGCACTGCGCGCTGGCTCCGGTGCTGCTCTCCGGTTCTGCAGTCGCGGCGCACTGCCTTCCGTCGGAAGAACACACCCATCGCTCACTCGCCGTTCTGGTTGCCGCTCTGGGAGCCATCGCCCTGCTCTACGGCTTTCGCAGGCATCGCCGCTGGCAGGTGCTCGGCCTGATGGCGGGCGGTCTGGGCTGCATCGCCTTCGCTGCCTTTTGTGGAGAGACGCTTCCATCCCATGCAGCGGAGGTTCTCGTAACCATGCTCGGCAGCCTCCTTATGGTGGCAGCCCATCGGCGAAATCACACCTTCTGCCGCTCCTGCATATGCACTAGTAACCACTAA
- a CDS encoding glycosyl hydrolase family 28-related protein, with the protein MKTLALALTLVASAAAAQSTSYYPTRLNDAEAVYVPAPASASVDSTAALQTAIDTVQQTPRHQGIVFVPSGTYRITHTVYVWPGVRVIGYGATRPTFLLPANTPGYQKGMGYMLFFTGGRKGDGRDRQGLDTPFPGTVPPAPGIIDGNPGTFYSAISNVDLEIGSGNPSAVGIRFHIAQHCYMAHMDFRIGSGLAGIHDVGNEAEDLHFHGGTYGIMTRKPSPGWQFTLIDSSFDHQREAAIKEHEAGLTLIHDTFTSVPTAVSIDPGYSDELWIRGSRLVDLSGPAIVISNENNPRTEINLEEVIATNVPKLAFLRESKREIPGQPYGSYLISSFTSGLIMADGKDPGEIKSTIHAEGLALAPKPLVPALTALPSPSTWVNIRDLGAKGDGHTDDTAVFQKAIAEHKTIYVPMGYYLVSDTLELKPDTVLVALHPSRTQIFLADGTPAFNGPGAPKALIHAPAGGANIVSGIGLSTNGQNNRAVAALWESGVNSLMSDTRFLGGHGTQNPDGSPNQIYNQDHSADPNPARKWDTQSPSLWITNNGGGTFSNIWTPSTFTSAGLLVSNTTTPGHIYELSSEHHVRNEVKFDHAANWSIYALQTEEERGEGGATLPIEISNSHDLTFANFHSYRVVSSFQPSETAVRVTNSKNIRFRNMHIYSDSKVSFNNALLDESHRITIRQREIASLTLTGDESDATKPAAPPAFIAGAVEKLATGFFNISGPAVDPHGTLYFTDPHTQHIYRYNATTKKAETLRDASAPIDPANLAFDHAGNLLITSYTGTGTVYALKVSDPKAELQTLKPVPSKPEPGKTAILPVDFWRFENDFKQGVPVKKAWHFVSPDGTTFLPAGDDFIKGSLYYGIKMEDILRGFSLTKVKTGDVLYISDESEHKTYSTVIAPDGTLTDLDLFADRGGEGVTSDAHGNVYIAEGQIYLYNPEGDEVGMLEVPERPIALAIGGTDNKTLYILARTSLYSVRLK; encoded by the coding sequence ATGAAGACGCTAGCTCTGGCCCTTACTCTTGTTGCTTCCGCGGCAGCCGCGCAAAGCACCAGCTACTACCCCACGCGCCTCAACGACGCGGAAGCCGTCTACGTCCCCGCGCCCGCGAGTGCCAGCGTCGACAGCACCGCCGCTCTGCAAACCGCCATCGATACCGTGCAGCAGACGCCACGTCACCAGGGCATCGTCTTCGTCCCCTCAGGGACCTATCGCATCACGCACACCGTCTATGTCTGGCCCGGCGTGCGCGTCATCGGCTATGGAGCCACGCGCCCCACCTTCCTTCTTCCGGCAAACACCCCCGGCTATCAGAAGGGCATGGGATACATGCTCTTCTTCACCGGCGGACGCAAAGGCGACGGCCGCGATCGCCAGGGCTTGGACACGCCCTTTCCCGGCACAGTGCCCCCCGCGCCGGGCATCATCGACGGCAACCCCGGCACCTTCTACTCCGCCATCAGCAACGTCGACCTCGAAATCGGCAGCGGCAACCCCTCTGCCGTCGGTATCCGCTTCCACATCGCGCAGCACTGCTATATGGCCCACATGGACTTCCGCATCGGCTCCGGCCTCGCGGGCATTCACGACGTAGGCAACGAGGCCGAAGACCTCCACTTCCACGGCGGCACCTACGGCATCATGACGCGCAAGCCCTCGCCGGGCTGGCAGTTCACACTGATCGACAGCAGCTTCGACCATCAACGCGAAGCCGCCATCAAGGAACACGAGGCAGGTCTCACCCTCATCCACGACACCTTCACAAGTGTTCCCACCGCCGTTTCCATCGATCCCGGCTACTCCGATGAACTCTGGATCCGTGGCTCGCGTCTCGTGGACCTCTCCGGTCCGGCTATCGTCATCTCCAACGAGAACAACCCGCGCACCGAGATCAACCTGGAAGAGGTCATCGCCACCAACGTCCCCAAGCTCGCCTTTCTGCGCGAATCCAAACGCGAGATTCCCGGCCAGCCCTACGGAAGTTATCTCATCAGCTCCTTCACCTCGGGCCTCATCATGGCCGACGGCAAAGACCCCGGCGAGATCAAGAGCACCATCCACGCCGAAGGCCTCGCCCTCGCACCCAAACCTCTCGTGCCCGCTCTCACCGCGCTTCCATCGCCTTCGACCTGGGTCAACATTCGCGACCTCGGCGCAAAGGGCGACGGCCATACCGACGACACCGCCGTCTTCCAGAAGGCCATTGCCGAACACAAAACCATCTACGTTCCCATGGGCTACTACCTCGTGAGCGATACGCTGGAACTCAAACCCGACACCGTCCTCGTCGCTCTGCATCCGTCGCGCACGCAGATCTTCCTTGCCGACGGAACGCCTGCCTTCAACGGTCCCGGCGCGCCTAAGGCCCTCATCCACGCGCCCGCGGGCGGAGCGAACATCGTCTCCGGCATCGGCCTTTCCACCAACGGGCAGAACAACCGCGCGGTCGCCGCGCTGTGGGAGTCCGGCGTGAACTCGCTCATGTCCGACACGCGTTTCCTCGGCGGCCACGGCACACAGAACCCCGACGGCTCACCCAACCAGATCTACAACCAGGACCACTCCGCCGACCCCAACCCCGCGCGCAAGTGGGACACACAATCGCCCAGCCTGTGGATCACCAACAACGGCGGCGGCACCTTCTCCAACATCTGGACGCCGAGCACCTTCACTTCGGCAGGTCTGCTCGTCTCCAACACCACCACACCGGGACACATCTACGAGCTCTCCTCCGAACATCACGTCCGCAACGAGGTGAAGTTCGACCACGCCGCCAACTGGAGCATCTACGCCCTGCAGACCGAAGAAGAGCGCGGCGAAGGCGGCGCGACCCTGCCCATCGAGATCAGCAACTCGCACGACCTCACCTTCGCCAACTTCCACTCCTACCGCGTCGTCTCCAGCTTCCAACCCTCGGAGACGGCCGTGCGCGTGACCAACTCGAAGAACATCCGCTTCCGCAACATGCACATCTACTCGGACTCGAAGGTCTCCTTCAACAACGCGCTTCTGGACGAAAGCCACCGCATCACCATCCGCCAGCGCGAGATCGCCTCTCTCACACTGACGGGCGATGAGTCCGACGCGACCAAACCAGCCGCTCCGCCAGCCTTCATCGCAGGCGCGGTCGAAAAGCTGGCCACAGGCTTCTTCAACATCTCCGGCCCCGCCGTCGATCCCCACGGAACGCTCTACTTCACCGACCCGCACACGCAGCACATCTACCGCTACAACGCGACAACGAAGAAGGCGGAGACCCTCCGCGACGCAAGCGCACCCATAGACCCCGCCAACCTTGCCTTCGATCACGCGGGCAACCTGCTCATCACCTCGTACACCGGCACCGGAACCGTCTACGCGCTTAAGGTCAGCGATCCCAAGGCCGAGCTCCAAACGCTCAAGCCCGTCCCATCCAAACCAGAACCGGGCAAGACCGCCATCCTTCCCGTAGACTTTTGGCGCTTTGAGAACGACTTCAAGCAAGGCGTGCCGGTCAAAAAGGCGTGGCACTTCGTCTCACCCGACGGCACCACCTTCCTTCCCGCGGGCGACGACTTCATTAAAGGCTCGCTCTACTACGGCATCAAGATGGAAGACATCCTTCGCGGCTTCTCGCTCACCAAAGTGAAGACGGGCGACGTCCTCTATATCTCCGACGAGTCCGAACACAAGACCTACTCCACCGTGATCGCTCCCGACGGCACGCTCACCGATCTCGACCTCTTCGCAGACCGGGGTGGAGAAGGCGTTACCTCGGACGCACATGGCAACGTCTACATCGCTGAGGGCCAGATCTATCTCTACAACCCCGAAGGTGATGAAGTCGGCATGCTGGAGGTCCCCGAACGCCCCATCGCGCTCGCCATCGGCGGCACCGACAACAAGACCCTCTACATCCTCGCGCGCACCTCGCTCTATAGCGTTCGCCTGAAATAG
- a CDS encoding TetR/AcrR family transcriptional regulator produces the protein MPVFVPERKRSSRGELRVEGLLLAAARLFAKLGYHAVTTNAIAAEAGVSPATLYQFFPNKEAIADELATRYSVALAEEEKAADLTLLVKRPLAEAVAAIMEIVVVFHQKHPAFRTLLTEALLSEGAMGEKHRLSETFVGQLAEFLTMRRPALAKADALWSAEVCLTILKGFLPQVAGRKTAERTRAIESMNQVMVRFLEPIVRVKG, from the coding sequence ATGCCGGTTTTCGTGCCAGAACGGAAGAGGAGTTCCCGGGGAGAGCTGCGGGTGGAGGGGCTGCTGCTCGCCGCTGCCAGGCTGTTTGCGAAGCTGGGATATCACGCGGTTACGACGAACGCGATTGCAGCCGAGGCCGGAGTATCGCCTGCGACGCTCTACCAGTTTTTCCCCAATAAAGAGGCGATTGCGGATGAGTTGGCGACACGTTACTCCGTCGCGTTGGCAGAGGAGGAGAAGGCTGCCGACCTCACGCTGCTGGTGAAGAGACCTCTCGCGGAGGCCGTTGCGGCGATCATGGAGATCGTGGTGGTCTTCCACCAGAAGCATCCGGCGTTTCGCACGCTGCTGACGGAGGCGCTTCTCTCCGAAGGAGCGATGGGAGAGAAGCATCGTCTCTCGGAGACGTTCGTGGGTCAGCTTGCGGAGTTCCTGACGATGCGACGCCCTGCGCTGGCGAAGGCCGATGCGCTCTGGAGCGCGGAGGTCTGCCTCACGATCCTGAAGGGATTTCTGCCGCAGGTCGCGGGACGCAAGACGGCGGAGCGCACGCGCGCGATCGAGTCGATGAACCAGGTGATGGTGCGGTTCCTCGAACCGATCGTCAGGGTGAAGGGCTGA
- a CDS encoding NmrA family NAD(P)-binding protein has translation MYAIMGITGRVGGAVADHLLAHGQKVRAIVRNPDKAAPWKTRGAEIAIADYDDATALTAAFTGVKGVFIMVPPNFAPSPGLPELRKTLAALHEALAKALPKKAVYLSSIGAEQKSGLGLITASHLLEETLGDLPIAHAFLRAGWFMENSAGDVASASEGKIYFHLQPLDRKIPIVATQDIGRVGADTLLQDWTGTRRIEVTGPKNYSPLDIAAAFASALQHPVEAIAVPRDQWTASFLAQGMPEGRTEPRAEMVDGFNSGWIHFGNPGTEKFTGTTTLTTMISKLVTDTPPPAFRPNA, from the coding sequence ATGTACGCCATCATGGGAATTACAGGAAGGGTCGGCGGCGCCGTCGCCGATCATCTGCTCGCACACGGCCAGAAGGTCCGCGCCATCGTCCGCAACCCCGACAAAGCAGCACCATGGAAGACGCGCGGAGCGGAGATCGCCATAGCCGATTACGACGATGCCACCGCTCTCACCGCGGCCTTCACCGGAGTCAAAGGCGTCTTCATCATGGTGCCCCCGAATTTCGCACCTTCGCCGGGCCTGCCGGAGCTGCGCAAAACGCTCGCCGCCTTGCATGAAGCTCTCGCAAAGGCTCTGCCGAAGAAGGCCGTGTACCTCTCTTCCATCGGTGCGGAGCAGAAGAGTGGCCTCGGCCTCATCACCGCATCGCACCTGCTCGAAGAGACCCTGGGCGATCTCCCCATCGCGCACGCCTTTCTGCGCGCGGGCTGGTTCATGGAAAACTCCGCGGGCGACGTCGCCTCGGCCAGCGAGGGCAAAATTTATTTCCATCTGCAACCCCTCGATCGCAAAATCCCTATCGTCGCTACGCAGGATATCGGTCGCGTCGGAGCGGATACGCTGCTGCAAGACTGGACGGGGACACGGCGCATCGAAGTGACCGGCCCGAAAAACTATTCGCCGCTCGACATCGCAGCAGCCTTTGCCTCAGCGCTCCAACATCCCGTCGAAGCCATCGCCGTCCCGCGCGATCAGTGGACAGCCTCCTTCCTTGCGCAAGGCATGCCCGAAGGACGCACAGAGCCACGCGCCGAGATGGTCGACGGCTTCAACTCCGGCTGGATCCACTTCGGCAACCCGGGCACGGAAAAGTTCACCGGAACAACAACGCTCACCACCATGATCTCAAAGCTTGTTACAGACACACCACCACCGGCATTTCGACCGAACGCGTAG
- a CDS encoding alpha/beta fold hydrolase has translation MATITTRDGIEIYYKDWGKGQPVVFSHGWPLTADDWENQMLFLLENGYRVIAHDRRGHGRSGETWTGNDMDTYADDVAELFDALDLKDVVMIGHSTGGGEVTRYLGRHGTKRVAKAVLISAVPPLMLKTEKNPGGLPIEVFDGFRSGLAANRAQQYKDIPLPFYGYNRPGTTISDGIVSHWWLQGMLGSAKSHYDCIKAFSETDFTEDLKKIDIPVLVLHGDDDQIVPIGAAGLLSAKILPKGTLKVYPGFPHGMCTTHPDVINPDLLAFIKS, from the coding sequence ATGGCAACCATTACGACTCGAGACGGGATTGAGATTTACTACAAGGACTGGGGTAAAGGACAGCCCGTAGTGTTTTCGCACGGTTGGCCGCTGACGGCGGACGACTGGGAGAACCAGATGCTGTTTCTTTTGGAAAACGGATACCGCGTGATCGCGCACGATCGCCGCGGACATGGCCGTTCCGGTGAGACGTGGACAGGCAATGACATGGATACCTACGCCGACGATGTCGCCGAGCTCTTCGACGCGTTGGACCTGAAGGATGTCGTGATGATCGGTCATTCGACCGGTGGCGGCGAGGTGACTCGCTACCTTGGCCGTCATGGAACGAAGCGCGTGGCGAAGGCTGTGTTAATCAGTGCTGTACCTCCGCTGATGTTGAAGACGGAGAAGAATCCGGGCGGCCTGCCGATCGAGGTCTTCGACGGATTTCGTTCAGGCCTTGCAGCGAATCGTGCGCAGCAGTATAAAGACATCCCGCTTCCCTTCTACGGCTACAACCGTCCAGGCACGACGATCTCCGATGGCATCGTCTCGCACTGGTGGCTACAGGGGATGCTGGGTTCGGCGAAGAGTCACTACGATTGCATCAAGGCTTTCTCCGAAACGGACTTCACGGAAGACCTGAAGAAGATCGATATTCCTGTGCTGGTACTGCATGGGGATGACGATCAGATTGTGCCCATCGGCGCGGCGGGACTGCTGTCCGCCAAGATCCTGCCGAAGGGAACGCTGAAGGTCTATCCGGGATTTCCTCACGGTATGTGCACCACGCATCCGGATGTGATCAATCCGGATCTGTTGGCGTTCATTAAGAGCTAA
- a CDS encoding DUF3606 domain-containing protein: MSDDLLAVPEEQPTKKGPHDPNEINPKLSSDIHYWAEEFHVTGQQLHEAIRVHGTHVAKIREALKHHKH; encoded by the coding sequence ATGTCCGACGACCTGCTCGCAGTACCCGAAGAACAGCCCACGAAAAAGGGTCCGCACGACCCCAACGAGATCAATCCCAAGCTCTCCTCCGACATCCACTACTGGGCGGAAGAGTTCCACGTCACCGGCCAACAGCTTCACGAAGCCATCCGCGTGCATGGAACCCACGTCGCCAAAATCCGCGAAGCCCTCAAACACCACAAGCACTAA